A genomic window from Cutibacterium acnes includes:
- the glpK gene encoding glycerol kinase GlpK codes for MQIRKATNMSDEKFVLAIDEGTTSARAIIFNHAGQIMAVGQQEFEQIFPRAGWVEHDPIEIWEAVRDVVGLALTKANINRHQLAAAGITNQRETAVVWDKNTGEPVYNAIVWQDTRTQKICNELAGDKGADRYKEICGLGLSTYFSGPKVKWILDNVEGARARAEAGDLLFGNMDTWVLWNLTGGTNGGVHITDPTNASRTMLMDVRKLQWDDSMCEVMGIPKSMLPEIKSSSEIYGYGRKNGLLIDTPISGILGDQQAATFGQACFQKGMAKNTYGTGCFMLMNTGEEAIFSENGLLTTVCYKIGDQPTVYALEGSIAVAGSLVQWLRDNLKMFETAPQIEALANTVEDNGGAYFVPAFSGLFAPYWRPDARGALVGLTRYVNRGHIARAVLESTAFQTREVLEAMNADSGVPLTELRVDGGMTANETLMQFQADQVNVPVVRPVVAETTALGAAYAAGIAVGFWEGENDVTDNQAEDKRWEPKMDKNERERLFRNWKKAVTKTFDWVDDDVKE; via the coding sequence ATGCAGATAAGAAAGGCAACCAACATGAGCGATGAGAAGTTTGTACTCGCCATTGACGAGGGCACTACTTCCGCCCGTGCCATCATCTTTAACCACGCCGGCCAGATCATGGCCGTTGGCCAGCAGGAGTTCGAGCAGATCTTCCCGCGTGCTGGATGGGTTGAGCATGACCCGATCGAGATCTGGGAGGCCGTTCGCGACGTCGTTGGGCTCGCCCTGACCAAGGCCAACATCAACCGCCACCAGCTGGCTGCTGCTGGTATCACCAACCAGCGCGAGACCGCAGTGGTGTGGGACAAGAACACCGGTGAGCCGGTTTATAACGCCATCGTGTGGCAGGACACGCGCACTCAAAAGATCTGTAACGAACTAGCTGGTGACAAGGGCGCCGACCGCTACAAGGAGATCTGTGGTCTGGGCCTGTCGACCTATTTCTCTGGCCCGAAGGTCAAATGGATTCTCGACAACGTTGAGGGAGCCCGTGCGAGGGCCGAGGCCGGCGATCTGCTCTTCGGTAACATGGACACTTGGGTGCTGTGGAACCTGACTGGCGGTACTAACGGTGGCGTGCACATCACCGATCCGACCAACGCGTCCCGAACCATGCTCATGGACGTCCGAAAGCTGCAGTGGGACGACTCGATGTGCGAGGTCATGGGGATTCCGAAGTCCATGCTTCCTGAGATCAAGTCCTCCTCCGAGATCTACGGCTATGGTCGCAAGAACGGCCTGCTGATCGATACCCCGATCTCCGGCATTCTTGGCGATCAGCAGGCCGCCACTTTTGGCCAGGCTTGCTTCCAAAAGGGCATGGCGAAGAACACGTACGGCACCGGCTGCTTCATGCTCATGAACACAGGTGAGGAGGCCATCTTCTCCGAGAACGGTCTGCTGACCACCGTCTGCTACAAGATCGGTGACCAGCCCACCGTCTATGCCCTGGAAGGTTCGATTGCCGTCGCTGGATCGCTGGTACAGTGGCTGCGCGACAACCTCAAGATGTTCGAGACCGCCCCGCAAATCGAAGCTCTCGCTAACACCGTCGAGGACAATGGTGGCGCCTACTTTGTGCCGGCCTTCTCTGGCCTGTTCGCGCCGTACTGGCGTCCAGACGCCCGTGGTGCCCTCGTGGGCTTGACCCGCTACGTCAACCGTGGCCACATTGCCCGCGCCGTGCTCGAGTCAACCGCCTTCCAGACTCGCGAGGTTCTTGAGGCTATGAACGCCGACTCCGGTGTGCCGCTGACGGAGCTGCGCGTCGACGGTGGCATGACCGCCAACGAAACCCTCATGCAGTTCCAGGCCGACCAGGTCAATGTGCCGGTGGTTCGCCCCGTGGTCGCCGAAACCACCGCTCTGGGCGCCGCCTACGCCGCTGGCATCGCTGTCGGTTTCTGGGAAGGCGAGAATGACGTCACCGACAACCAGGCCGAGGACAAGCGCTGGGAACCCAAGATGGACAAGAATGAGCGCGAACGTCTGTTCCGCAACTGGAAGAAGGCTGTCACTAAGACCTTCGACTGGGTGGACGACGACGTCAAGGAGTGA
- a CDS encoding CCA tRNA nucleotidyltransferase, giving the protein MPEKNINSTTMLPAALRPTPDESGMTVPQLLEHRINALFEQIPLVAELGEAFAQASHDLYLVGGSVRDALMGRLGHDLDFTTDARPDDTEAILRQHTHATWDIGRAFGTIGAQIDDWVVEVTTYRADAYHPDSRKPEIVYGETLKDDLIRRDFTVNAMALHAATRTFSDPYAGLTDIVSGILRTPFPPERSFSDDPLRMMRAARFTSQLGFTVTNEVRAAMTDMASRIEIISAERVRDELSKTLLTDHPREGLDLLVTTRIADYVLPELPALRLERDEHHRHKDVYEHSLTVLDQSIDLEKRRGHDPDLTGRLAALLHDIGKPSTRKFEPGGKVSFHHHDIVGAKMARKRLKALTYPSQVVKEVSKLVELHLRFHGYGDQGWTDSAVRRYVRDAGDQLERLHILTRSDCTTRNRRKAERLEFAYDDLEARIANLTAKEELAAIRPDLDGQQIMAILGIKPGPEVGKAYKFLLNLRLDEGPHTPDEAKNALLAWWATQDR; this is encoded by the coding sequence ATGCCTGAGAAAAACATCAACAGCACCACCATGCTGCCCGCCGCCCTGCGTCCTACCCCCGACGAATCCGGGATGACCGTGCCGCAGTTGCTCGAGCATCGCATCAATGCGCTCTTCGAGCAGATCCCGTTGGTGGCCGAACTAGGTGAGGCCTTCGCACAGGCTAGTCACGATTTGTATCTCGTTGGTGGATCTGTTCGCGACGCCCTTATGGGCCGACTGGGTCACGACCTCGACTTCACGACCGATGCCCGCCCTGACGACACTGAAGCGATCCTGCGCCAACACACCCACGCGACCTGGGATATCGGCCGAGCTTTCGGAACGATCGGCGCCCAGATTGACGATTGGGTGGTTGAGGTCACAACCTACCGCGCGGATGCTTACCATCCGGACTCACGCAAGCCCGAGATCGTCTACGGCGAGACCCTCAAGGACGACCTTATTCGCCGCGACTTCACTGTCAATGCGATGGCCCTTCATGCCGCTACCCGAACCTTCTCGGATCCTTACGCAGGCCTGACCGACATCGTGTCGGGAATTTTGCGCACCCCCTTCCCTCCGGAGCGGTCTTTCAGTGACGATCCTCTCCGGATGATGCGAGCGGCACGTTTCACCTCTCAGCTGGGTTTTACCGTCACGAACGAGGTACGTGCCGCCATGACCGACATGGCCTCTCGCATCGAGATCATCTCAGCCGAGCGTGTTCGCGATGAGCTCTCCAAGACTCTCCTCACTGACCACCCCCGTGAGGGACTGGACCTCCTCGTGACTACGAGGATTGCCGACTATGTACTTCCCGAACTCCCCGCACTGCGTCTCGAGCGCGACGAGCACCATCGTCACAAGGATGTCTATGAACACTCCTTAACGGTTTTGGACCAGTCGATCGACCTAGAGAAACGTCGCGGCCACGACCCGGACCTCACGGGTCGTCTGGCGGCCCTGCTGCACGACATCGGCAAGCCCTCGACGCGCAAGTTCGAGCCCGGCGGCAAGGTGAGCTTCCATCACCACGACATCGTCGGGGCGAAGATGGCACGCAAACGCCTTAAAGCCCTCACCTACCCCAGCCAGGTCGTCAAGGAGGTATCCAAGCTCGTCGAATTACACCTGCGCTTCCACGGCTACGGTGATCAAGGTTGGACTGACTCGGCGGTTCGTCGTTATGTTCGAGACGCCGGCGACCAACTGGAGCGCCTCCATATCCTCACCCGATCTGACTGCACGACTCGCAATCGGCGCAAAGCCGAGCGGCTGGAATTCGCCTATGACGATCTTGAGGCGCGCATCGCCAATTTGACCGCTAAGGAGGAGCTCGCCGCCATTCGACCCGACCTCGACGGCCAGCAAATTATGGCGATCTTAGGTATCAAGCCGGGACCGGAGGTTGGCAAGGCGTACAAATTCCTGCTCAACCTTCGCCTGGATGAAGGCCCGCATACTCCCGACGAGGCGAAAAACGCACTGCTGGCCTGGTGGGCCACGCAGGATCGCTAA
- a CDS encoding DUF6049 family protein gives MTWVQASFWRSQDEINDTRDLSDLLASPATVPVGMRWFREPKEASIFNITDPEANQTFKPGDTGSFTVTGTPAQMGLTTPNAVYAVGVHVQASPGNQPRRTVGRARVLTVLSDAHTSANLAPVIVLSAPPSRRIDGTFTDESLSDDITRRLKPLAEAAHTRNATVLVDPSLIDEVRAMASGYLVAGKGSHTVAGTGQEQAKEWLNLVEPLLSSGRAYRLPYGNADVIGTARQGRSSLLLTVKHAVDPSNPAAHLPLAIIDPAAELDNSSFKTLAKELSPSVILTCAASVRKGVREDFGVKIVGLADTVRTSGHPQSNSDSQRRGMLLSQALLMTRESIPAVTLVTTVNDVQATAPVSWLHLQNLSTILNGAKPGLHLPESHAGNTILKDSWWQIQHDVGVDADGWSDLVGASPETASLTSAKFVSRTLSASLKDREAWATDVMRPASEVIAGNGLVLHSASHFVMSSSRNEFPLTITNSLAQTVRVKVVVTSENPQRIDIPDTQVVAIQPKETQTIKFAPKASSNGVVEMQAHLSTPSGRLLGSQSTFVVKATQMDDVGWIIIVVSALVLIIATVLRIRQVTANSQRDTETAARDAKQPATKLDDISDSTPATPAQQDQEAASSDDSARSSHTDTGDLTA, from the coding sequence ATGACGTGGGTACAGGCGTCTTTTTGGCGTTCCCAGGACGAGATCAACGACACTCGGGACCTCTCTGACCTCCTCGCTTCCCCGGCTACCGTGCCAGTGGGGATGCGCTGGTTCCGCGAGCCGAAAGAGGCGTCAATTTTTAACATCACGGACCCCGAGGCCAACCAGACCTTTAAGCCAGGAGACACCGGGTCGTTCACCGTCACCGGTACACCCGCTCAGATGGGTCTGACGACGCCAAATGCTGTCTATGCAGTCGGGGTTCATGTACAGGCATCCCCGGGAAATCAACCGCGGAGAACCGTCGGACGAGCACGGGTACTCACGGTGCTCTCGGACGCTCACACCAGCGCGAATCTGGCCCCCGTTATCGTGCTGTCTGCCCCACCGTCGCGACGCATTGACGGTACCTTCACCGACGAATCCCTATCCGATGACATCACCCGCCGGTTGAAACCCCTCGCCGAGGCAGCACATACCCGCAATGCCACCGTGCTCGTTGATCCGAGTCTTATCGACGAAGTTCGTGCCATGGCGTCGGGTTATCTGGTAGCTGGCAAGGGCTCACACACTGTCGCCGGAACTGGCCAAGAGCAAGCCAAGGAGTGGCTCAATCTCGTCGAGCCTCTCTTATCGTCAGGCCGGGCGTATCGCCTGCCCTACGGAAATGCTGACGTCATCGGGACCGCCCGGCAGGGACGCTCCAGTCTTTTACTGACGGTCAAGCACGCCGTCGACCCTTCCAACCCCGCGGCGCATTTGCCCTTGGCTATCATCGATCCCGCCGCTGAACTCGACAATTCGTCGTTCAAAACCTTGGCTAAAGAGCTCTCCCCCTCCGTCATACTGACTTGCGCAGCATCAGTTCGTAAGGGGGTTCGCGAGGACTTTGGGGTGAAGATCGTCGGGTTGGCCGACACGGTCCGGACCAGCGGCCATCCCCAATCAAACAGTGATTCTCAGCGACGCGGAATGCTGCTGTCCCAAGCCCTCCTCATGACTCGTGAGTCGATCCCTGCTGTCACCCTCGTGACCACCGTGAACGACGTCCAGGCCACTGCTCCCGTCAGCTGGCTCCATCTGCAGAACCTGTCGACAATTCTCAACGGGGCTAAACCGGGGCTACACCTGCCGGAAAGTCATGCCGGAAACACGATCCTCAAAGATTCGTGGTGGCAAATCCAGCACGACGTGGGCGTTGATGCTGACGGCTGGTCAGATTTGGTCGGGGCCTCGCCAGAGACGGCTTCTTTGACCTCGGCGAAATTTGTCAGCCGGACGCTGTCGGCGTCACTCAAGGATCGGGAGGCGTGGGCTACCGACGTTATGCGCCCGGCGTCGGAGGTCATTGCCGGTAACGGCTTGGTCCTGCACTCGGCTTCCCATTTTGTGATGTCGTCGTCACGTAACGAGTTCCCGCTCACGATCACGAACTCGCTAGCGCAGACGGTTCGTGTCAAGGTCGTAGTCACTTCAGAAAACCCGCAACGCATTGACATCCCGGACACCCAGGTTGTTGCGATACAGCCCAAAGAGACGCAAACCATCAAGTTTGCTCCGAAAGCGAGTTCAAACGGCGTCGTTGAGATGCAGGCTCACCTGTCGACTCCGTCGGGACGGCTCCTGGGTTCTCAGTCAACTTTCGTCGTCAAAGCTACCCAAATGGATGATGTGGGCTGGATCATCATCGTCGTGTCGGCATTGGTGCTCATCATCGCGACGGTGCTGAGAATCCGACAAGTGACGGCAAATTCCCAGCGCGACACCGAGACCGCAGCCCGAGATGCTAAGCAACCTGCAACGAAGCTTGATGACATTTCTGACAGCACGCCAGCCACCCCAGCACAACAGGATCAGGAAGCAGCCTCGAGTGACGATTCTGCACGGAGCTCTCACACCGACACTGGCGACCTCACCGCGTGA
- a CDS encoding sugar-binding transcriptional regulator, whose translation MNELSNDVWTAASMYYMQGETMDAIASHLGTSRSTVSRLLKQARLSGVVRITLSEPTGLRSGLDSTLTRMFGVNTTVVPVKSGTTEIHRLDQVARIAGQMVTDMVEDNSAVGIAWGTTLDAITHYVVPKDVKGVSVVQMNGSANPASSGIPYVGSILSRMAAAFGGEVIHFPVPTFFDSASTKAAMWQERSVQAVLKAHRELDLAVFSVGALDSPVPSHVYSAGYMTDEEKANLVHAGVVGDVNTVFLKADGAYDVEFNKRATGLAPFQLQRIPRRLCVVAGRAKAVGLLAALRARVATDLVVDDATARAVLDLM comes from the coding sequence ATGAACGAATTGTCCAATGATGTATGGACAGCTGCGTCCATGTATTACATGCAGGGCGAGACAATGGATGCCATCGCCAGCCATCTCGGTACATCTCGCTCGACCGTATCTCGACTTCTCAAGCAGGCACGTCTGTCCGGAGTTGTGCGCATCACTTTGTCCGAGCCAACGGGGCTACGAAGTGGACTGGATTCCACCCTGACGAGGATGTTCGGGGTAAATACCACGGTTGTGCCCGTGAAATCAGGAACCACCGAGATCCACCGCCTCGATCAAGTCGCCAGGATCGCGGGACAGATGGTGACAGATATGGTCGAGGACAATTCCGCCGTCGGTATCGCCTGGGGCACAACCCTTGATGCCATCACCCACTACGTAGTGCCTAAAGACGTCAAAGGGGTCAGCGTCGTCCAGATGAATGGGTCGGCAAACCCCGCTAGTTCGGGAATCCCCTACGTCGGATCGATCCTGTCAAGAATGGCTGCTGCATTTGGTGGCGAGGTTATCCATTTCCCGGTCCCAACCTTCTTCGACAGTGCGTCAACAAAGGCCGCAATGTGGCAAGAACGTTCCGTTCAGGCCGTCCTTAAAGCACATCGAGAGCTCGATCTTGCTGTTTTTAGCGTCGGAGCCCTTGACAGCCCGGTCCCCTCCCACGTCTATTCAGCGGGTTACATGACCGATGAGGAAAAGGCGAATTTGGTACATGCTGGAGTCGTCGGTGACGTCAACACCGTCTTCCTCAAGGCTGACGGTGCTTACGACGTCGAGTTCAACAAGAGAGCAACCGGATTAGCCCCCTTCCAATTACAGCGCATACCGCGTCGGCTCTGCGTCGTCGCTGGGCGCGCCAAGGCCGTCGGACTGCTGGCTGCCCTGCGCGCCAGAGTTGCAACTGACCTCGTCGTTGATGACGCCACTGCCCGAGCGGTCCTCGACCTCATGTGA
- a CDS encoding glycerate kinase — protein sequence MSGRRSEDTGLEAGEMVIKMGEPVSSHDMVACHAETMRPDPNAPVVVAVDSFKGSLSSGKACRAVRRGFSAADPDREVITIPVADGGEGTVEAVLAAGCHAVTVKCHGATGDLAEVDYAMRDRHAVIEMATCCGLERADRVSGRPTPRRGLVASSRGLGEVIAAALRKGATDITVGVGGSASTDGGAGMLEALGVRLLDKNLAPISPGAAGLTELTRLDLSGLNRKLSGVELTVACDVTSPLLGPEGAAAVFGPQKGLDHEGIAIAEAGLTRLADLMEPAIGSTYRDDPGSGAAGGVGWALRCLGAKYRPGAAAMLGWAKAVSKISGAGLVVTGEGRLDRQTLLGKLPDTIRKIALDAGVPVWAVCGRCDLPEEKRRVFERIICLSDIEPDVEASMAQAGPLLSRAVEQAVREELGR from the coding sequence ATGTCGGGGCGAAGGAGTGAGGATACAGGACTCGAGGCGGGAGAAATGGTCATCAAGATGGGAGAGCCGGTCTCGAGCCACGACATGGTGGCGTGCCATGCTGAGACCATGCGTCCCGATCCGAATGCGCCGGTCGTCGTAGCCGTTGACTCGTTTAAAGGCTCACTGAGCTCTGGGAAGGCTTGTCGAGCAGTCCGGCGGGGGTTTTCTGCGGCTGATCCGGATCGTGAGGTCATCACGATCCCGGTTGCTGATGGCGGGGAGGGGACTGTTGAGGCAGTTCTAGCGGCCGGTTGTCATGCTGTCACCGTCAAGTGTCACGGCGCCACAGGAGACCTCGCGGAAGTCGACTACGCAATGCGTGACCGCCATGCTGTCATTGAAATGGCTACCTGTTGTGGTCTAGAGAGGGCCGACCGGGTATCCGGGCGGCCGACGCCCCGGCGTGGCCTCGTGGCATCCAGCCGCGGTCTTGGTGAGGTTATCGCAGCTGCCCTGCGTAAAGGAGCGACCGACATCACCGTTGGGGTCGGTGGGTCAGCATCCACTGATGGCGGCGCAGGAATGTTGGAAGCCTTAGGTGTGCGTCTGCTCGACAAAAATCTCGCGCCAATTTCTCCCGGGGCAGCAGGGTTGACGGAACTCACACGCCTCGACCTGTCCGGACTCAATCGAAAATTGTCGGGGGTAGAGCTGACAGTCGCGTGTGACGTCACTTCGCCGTTGCTCGGACCAGAAGGTGCGGCTGCCGTGTTTGGTCCTCAGAAGGGTTTGGACCACGAAGGCATCGCGATTGCTGAGGCCGGTCTGACCAGGCTTGCCGACCTGATGGAACCAGCCATCGGTAGTACTTACCGGGACGATCCGGGATCCGGTGCCGCCGGCGGAGTTGGTTGGGCGCTTCGCTGTCTGGGAGCAAAATACCGCCCGGGGGCAGCTGCAATGCTCGGATGGGCCAAAGCAGTGTCAAAAATCTCTGGGGCTGGACTTGTTGTCACTGGCGAGGGTCGACTTGACAGGCAAACCTTGCTAGGCAAGCTTCCTGACACGATCCGCAAGATTGCTCTCGACGCAGGAGTGCCGGTATGGGCGGTGTGCGGGAGGTGCGACCTGCCTGAGGAGAAGCGTCGTGTCTTCGAGCGCATCATCTGCTTGTCCGACATTGAGCCCGATGTTGAGGCATCGATGGCCCAAGCTGGGCCGCTGTTGAGTCGGGCGGTGGAGCAGGCAGTGCGGGAGGAGCTCGGTCGCTGA
- a CDS encoding protein kinase family protein, giving the protein MDNLPHLSAGSFLGGRYRLDQEISRPEPSLAWRAFDTKLHRPVLIYALAPHGRRTPAVLDAARRAAVATDSRFLRVLDAVVAGPGEPASWVVSEYAPGKSIEELLETGPLSALEAAWIAHEIADAMAPLHAQGVFHERISPGTVLVTSTGNLKISGLLIEAALHPRPGDISRSWPDREVVDVTDIGRVLYACLVSRWPNGQGHRPFVEPATAMSWGLPPAPTDAHGWLTPREVRAGVSPTLDVLCDQILSRVPHYDEVPLRTANEIAQSLGRTLGSADAAADLERRIRFPVDQTSQAEKDPWWSDESSASVAPQDPDEPERAKEYGPDEEGYWSPEAAAGEWGRRSGPLPWSGRNDPHITQLPPQDWPNDAEDEPVFTKARPHNRRWPPILVAVTAVVMVVCLIAVGMRHSDSGASQTSSNPTTVKLTHVQEFDPSEDGGDAKENHNQVKFAIDGNPSTAWHTVVYRNSAKLGNLKPGVGLVVDLGRVTKVTSVKVRLVDSGTDISLWEPTHDVSSDQPPMKTIKEWTRVAAVTGAGKIVTLKPSENTKTRHLLVYLTELPAKSATRFQGGIADITVVGSS; this is encoded by the coding sequence ATGGACAATCTTCCTCACCTCTCCGCGGGGTCCTTTTTGGGCGGGCGTTACCGTCTCGACCAAGAGATTTCACGTCCGGAGCCTTCGCTTGCGTGGCGGGCCTTCGACACTAAGCTGCACCGCCCGGTTCTTATCTACGCCCTGGCCCCACATGGTCGTCGCACCCCTGCTGTCCTTGACGCTGCTAGGCGCGCCGCTGTCGCTACCGATTCGCGCTTCTTACGGGTCCTTGACGCTGTCGTCGCCGGGCCGGGAGAACCAGCTTCGTGGGTCGTCAGTGAATACGCACCTGGCAAGTCGATCGAAGAGCTGCTAGAAACCGGCCCGCTGTCAGCGCTGGAAGCGGCGTGGATCGCCCATGAGATCGCTGATGCTATGGCCCCGTTACACGCCCAGGGGGTCTTCCATGAACGCATCAGCCCCGGGACCGTCCTGGTCACCTCAACAGGGAATCTCAAGATCAGTGGTCTCCTCATTGAGGCCGCATTGCATCCCCGGCCGGGGGATATTTCTCGCTCTTGGCCGGACCGCGAAGTCGTTGACGTGACGGATATTGGTCGCGTTCTCTACGCCTGCCTAGTATCTCGATGGCCCAACGGACAGGGGCACCGACCTTTCGTGGAACCGGCGACGGCCATGTCGTGGGGGCTGCCACCGGCACCTACAGATGCTCATGGCTGGCTCACCCCGCGTGAGGTGCGGGCCGGGGTCTCCCCCACCCTCGACGTCCTTTGCGACCAAATCCTCTCGCGAGTTCCTCACTATGACGAGGTCCCATTGCGCACAGCCAACGAGATCGCACAGTCTCTGGGACGGACCCTAGGATCCGCCGATGCCGCCGCTGACTTGGAGCGCCGCATCCGTTTCCCCGTAGATCAAACGTCTCAGGCCGAAAAAGACCCGTGGTGGTCAGACGAATCCTCGGCGTCGGTGGCACCGCAGGACCCCGATGAACCTGAGCGAGCTAAAGAATACGGTCCCGATGAAGAAGGTTACTGGTCTCCGGAAGCTGCTGCCGGCGAATGGGGTCGTCGCTCAGGACCCTTACCATGGTCAGGTCGTAACGACCCTCACATCACTCAGCTACCCCCTCAGGACTGGCCCAACGACGCTGAAGACGAGCCGGTATTCACGAAGGCCCGTCCACATAACCGGCGCTGGCCACCGATCCTCGTGGCTGTAACGGCCGTGGTCATGGTTGTATGTCTTATCGCTGTCGGGATGCGCCACTCCGACAGTGGCGCCTCACAAACGTCCAGTAATCCGACAACTGTCAAGCTGACGCATGTCCAGGAGTTTGATCCTTCCGAGGACGGTGGCGACGCCAAGGAGAACCATAACCAGGTGAAGTTCGCTATCGACGGTAACCCATCGACAGCGTGGCACACCGTCGTTTATCGCAACTCGGCGAAGCTCGGGAATCTTAAACCCGGGGTCGGACTCGTCGTCGACTTGGGCCGGGTCACGAAGGTCACCTCAGTCAAGGTACGGCTGGTGGATTCCGGTACGGACATCTCGCTATGGGAGCCGACGCATGACGTGTCCTCGGATCAGCCGCCGATGAAGACGATCAAGGAGTGGACGCGCGTCGCGGCGGTGACGGGGGCTGGGAAGATCGTGACGTTGAAACCGTCGGAGAATACAAAGACCAGGCACCTTTTGGTGTACCTGACCGAGCTTCCTGCGAAATCAGCTACCCGGTTCCAGGGCGGGATCGCTGATATTACGGTCGTCGGCTCCTCATGA
- a CDS encoding Tat pathway signal sequence, translating into MGIFARGDRQSVLQTSAWAGAAVATWPRRDASAGAGRLTS; encoded by the coding sequence GTGGGAATTTTTGCACGCGGCGACAGGCAGTCAGTGTTGCAGACCAGTGCATGGGCCGGCGCGGCTGTGGCTACGTGGCCGCGTCGTGATGCGTCAGCCGGGGCGGGACGCCTTACCTCATGA
- a CDS encoding mechanosensitive ion channel family protein yields the protein MPPLKSDVWTWDTLIHIAIIIAVAIIARWLLRKGVDWTIHLMVSRSEKREATMPGRTRRILAEATGASIDRQNQRTATVGGLLSNVGVTIIIIVALLSGFSTIGFKITPILTSAGIVGVALAFGAQTLVKDVLAGLFIIFEDQYGVGDAVKINEVEGLVEDVGLRVTRIRDWNGAAWYLRNGEITKVGNVTQGWTTSFTDINVHALEDPNQVIRVIRKVLDNLEVEFEGTLLDKPLVLGVGDITGDTMTFQVMTKCIANQHNNVLRALRRECKDAFDAARIRRVF from the coding sequence ATGCCTCCGCTGAAATCCGACGTGTGGACATGGGACACACTCATCCACATCGCCATCATCATCGCTGTAGCGATCATCGCCCGTTGGCTGCTCCGCAAGGGCGTTGATTGGACGATTCATCTCATGGTGTCGCGCTCCGAGAAACGCGAAGCGACGATGCCAGGCCGCACGCGTCGTATCCTCGCAGAGGCGACCGGCGCGAGCATCGATCGACAAAATCAGCGCACCGCAACCGTTGGCGGGCTTCTTTCGAATGTCGGTGTGACGATCATCATCATCGTCGCCCTGCTTTCGGGATTCAGCACCATCGGCTTCAAGATCACCCCCATCCTCACCTCCGCCGGAATTGTTGGCGTGGCGCTAGCCTTTGGCGCACAGACGCTCGTCAAAGACGTCCTGGCGGGACTTTTCATCATCTTCGAGGACCAGTACGGCGTCGGTGACGCGGTGAAAATCAATGAAGTGGAGGGGCTCGTTGAAGATGTCGGCCTACGTGTGACGCGGATCCGGGATTGGAATGGCGCAGCCTGGTATCTACGCAACGGTGAGATCACCAAGGTGGGCAATGTCACTCAGGGCTGGACGACCTCGTTTACTGACATCAACGTGCACGCCTTGGAAGATCCCAACCAGGTGATCCGCGTCATCCGTAAGGTTCTCGACAACCTCGAAGTCGAATTTGAAGGAACCCTACTCGACAAGCCGCTGGTGCTGGGCGTCGGCGACATCACCGGCGACACGATGACCTTCCAGGTCATGACGAAATGCATCGCCAACCAGCACAATAATGTTCTGCGCGCCCTGCGCCGCGAGTGTAAGGACGCCTTCGACGCGGCTCGGATCCGCAGGGTTTTCTGA